In Bacillus rossius redtenbacheri isolate Brsri chromosome 15, Brsri_v3, whole genome shotgun sequence, one genomic interval encodes:
- the LOC134539421 gene encoding uncharacterized protein LOC134539421 produces METLGNVESENPQFPQEIRQPDSQVSLCQTRQVPPISSTSQSFFAVSTPPIPAATTQIPSGVHVSTAPITSVTFSGNLPANPHPLTQQNLFFPFATNQSYFNPYSQFHSLLTSGQGTPIPTIPTAQIAHPSPPPPPSTQNHPETTLPVTPRAAEYSCYGKIAHPVERLLVGFPETSGLDPDKLIEFIRHLLKIRQKGGIPDKQLLEIVFPYTQPPLSERTSQAIENSYSFDKYHEEILNFFIPGRLLTNYRLEWYNRLQRSNEALPHYVASIREAAAVLRLGVSESEIVSCIVDGLNQAERSRAVFQARPRSFVELDQLCIQAMSYEYADTQRNRSAKSVDKHDSQAETANSFPYTKQQNSHPQQKTNYYRNNKYNSNKNIQQQTTFCNYCKQTGHYIEQCNHKNFKPNFNKAKNA; encoded by the coding sequence atggaaacactaggaaatgtagagagtgagaATCCGCAATTTccccaggaaataaggcaacccgactcacaagtatctttgtgccaaacaaggcaggttccgcccatttcatcaacatctcaatcattcttcgcagtttcaacccctcccatcccagcagccaccactcaaattccctcaggcgtgcatgtttctacagctcccatcaccagtgtcacattttccggtaacttgcctgcaaatccgcatcctttaacacagcaaaatttgtttttcccattcgccacaaaccagtcatattttaatccatattcccagtttcattctttattgacatccgggcaaggaactccaatccctaccatccccaccgcgcaaattgcacatccttcacccccacctccgccatcaacgcagaatcatccagaaacaacattaccagttacgccaagggcggctgagtatagctgttatgggaaaattgcccatccagtcgagagattacttgttggttttccagaaacaagtggtcttgacccagataaattaatcgaattcataaggcacttacttaaaatcagacagaaagggggcattcctgacaaacagttgttggagatagtttttccctacacccaaccaccactgagtgaaagaacgagtcaagcaatagaaaatagttactcttttgacaaataccacgaagaaattttgaatttttttatacctggccgacttttgacaaattaccgtttggaatggtacaacaggctacagcgaagtaatgaagcattgccacactatgtagcatcaatcagagaagccgcggcggttctcagattgggtgtatcagagagcgaaatagttagttgcatagtagacggactaaatcaggcagagcgctcacgcgctgttttccaggctaggccacggagttttgtagaactagatcaactctgtatacaggccatgagttacgaatatgcagacactcagagaaacaggtcagcgaagtccgtggataagcatgattctcaggcagaaactgcaaatagttttccatacacgaaacaacaaaatagccacccacaacagaaaacaaactactacagaaataataagtataattcaaacaagaacatacaacaacaaacaactttctgtaattattgcaagcaaacaggacattacattgagcaatgtaaccacaaaaatttcaaaccaaatttcaacaaggcaaaaaacgcgtaa